A DNA window from Allokutzneria albata contains the following coding sequences:
- a CDS encoding TIGR02678 family protein, which yields MTKLTNQLVTAEREEVADAIRRLLASPLITERAQPEAFDLIRRRREPVRQWFAYYCGWTLTVEPRLGYARLVKVRTATDPTRPARRRRSGRAPFDRRRYALLCVAAAELLTVPVTTIGLLADRVGQATATDEVVPTFDTANRAERMAFVDVLRLLESYGVVETVDGTTESFVDSASAKVLYRIDATLLLRLLAVPVGPSQLGVPIDEVALRFDELLAAISHERRYGLGSGADDESATRSEVQRNLWLRHSVFRRLVDDPVLYFDDLLPEERAYLASPTGRQLLRRAAEQGGFVLEERAEGILLVDVDGIATDSRFPDDAGNAKVAALLLLESLTGPFTVEQIEIQVEDLLARFPRWAKTYQEEDGARRLVSDAVAVLTAFGLAQREGGIVRPLPAAARYAVDAPRTTDPGEATP from the coding sequence ATGACCAAGCTCACCAACCAGTTGGTGACCGCGGAACGCGAAGAGGTGGCCGACGCGATCCGGCGGCTGCTGGCCTCTCCGTTGATCACCGAACGAGCTCAACCGGAAGCCTTCGACCTGATCCGCAGGCGACGGGAACCCGTCCGGCAGTGGTTCGCCTACTACTGCGGCTGGACGTTGACCGTCGAACCCCGGCTCGGCTACGCCCGGCTCGTCAAGGTGCGCACCGCCACCGATCCGACCAGACCGGCCAGGCGGCGGCGGTCGGGCCGAGCGCCGTTCGACCGCCGTCGCTACGCGCTGCTGTGCGTCGCGGCGGCCGAGTTGCTCACCGTGCCGGTGACCACGATCGGCCTGCTGGCCGACCGGGTCGGCCAGGCAACCGCGACGGACGAGGTGGTGCCGACCTTCGACACCGCCAACCGCGCTGAGCGCATGGCCTTCGTCGACGTCTTGCGGTTGTTGGAGTCCTACGGCGTCGTGGAAACCGTCGACGGCACGACTGAGTCCTTTGTGGACTCAGCATCGGCCAAGGTGCTGTACCGGATCGACGCCACCCTGTTGCTGCGGCTGCTGGCGGTTCCGGTTGGGCCTTCACAGCTCGGCGTACCGATCGACGAAGTGGCGCTGCGCTTCGACGAGCTGCTCGCCGCCATCTCGCACGAACGGCGGTACGGCCTGGGTTCCGGTGCCGACGACGAGTCCGCCACCCGGTCCGAGGTGCAGCGCAACCTCTGGCTGCGGCACTCCGTGTTCCGCCGTCTCGTCGACGATCCGGTGCTGTACTTCGATGACCTCCTCCCCGAAGAGCGCGCCTACCTCGCCTCCCCGACCGGCCGGCAGCTGCTGCGCCGTGCCGCGGAGCAAGGCGGTTTCGTCCTTGAGGAACGCGCCGAAGGCATTCTCCTGGTGGACGTCGACGGCATCGCCACCGACAGCCGCTTCCCGGACGACGCCGGCAACGCGAAGGTCGCAGCGCTGCTGTTGCTGGAATCGCTCACCGGTCCGTTCACCGTCGAGCAGATCGAGATCCAGGTGGAGGACCTGCTTGCCCGCTTTCCCCGTTGGGCCAAGACATATCAGGAGGAAGACGGTGCGCGCCGGCTCGTGTCCGACGCCGTCGCGGTCTTGACGGCATTCGGCCTCGCTCAACGGGAAGGCGGCATCGTCCGGCCCCTCCCAGCCGCGGCCCGGTATGCCGTCGACGCCCCCAGGACTACCGACCCCGGAGAGGCAACGCCATGA
- a CDS encoding TIGR02679 family protein: MNPLLSPALKPIWQAVHARLSTGRPVSRIRIGPLDLDQRTALADLLGSARLPGDRADISLERLDEVLLERTGRDTRDFVAQAIGPIGDRAAERREAAAARAELWDWLTTHPVISAQPALAEWAVAVRRAGLIDGSILRTKEELGKVLNVLAELPAAGQPLPAFADDVLNDPHALDEGTRRANLVLKALAAIYGVPAPIDAPERRALWERAGIADDQLSSTVLVAGLTLAGDDVMSGVLRLCAAYGVAAVLTLQQLRAPAAFTGAPPEVWVFENPSVLAVALDRFGSHCPPLVCTSGWPSSAGVLLLNRLREAGSVLRYHGDFDGEGLRIAANVIARTGATPWRMNSADYLAAATEGPPVGRVTPVPWDPGLAGHLSEVGRAVPEERLAIALLDEIVQQLPKAKGGKGPGIVGTVP, from the coding sequence GTGAATCCCTTGCTCTCGCCCGCTCTCAAGCCGATCTGGCAGGCGGTGCACGCGCGGCTGTCAACCGGCCGGCCGGTCAGCCGGATTCGGATCGGCCCGCTCGACCTCGATCAGCGGACCGCTCTCGCGGACCTGCTCGGATCCGCGCGGCTGCCCGGCGACAGGGCCGACATCAGCCTGGAGCGGCTCGACGAAGTGCTCCTGGAGCGAACCGGTCGCGACACCAGGGACTTCGTCGCCCAGGCCATCGGACCGATCGGCGATCGCGCGGCCGAGCGGCGCGAAGCCGCGGCCGCCCGGGCCGAGCTCTGGGACTGGCTCACGACTCACCCGGTCATCTCGGCCCAGCCCGCGCTGGCCGAATGGGCGGTCGCCGTTCGGCGAGCGGGGCTCATCGACGGCTCGATCCTCCGGACGAAGGAGGAGCTGGGCAAGGTCCTGAACGTGCTCGCCGAATTGCCCGCGGCCGGACAGCCGCTGCCCGCGTTCGCCGACGACGTCCTCAACGATCCCCATGCGCTCGACGAGGGCACGCGTCGAGCGAACCTCGTTCTGAAAGCCCTTGCCGCCATCTACGGCGTCCCGGCTCCGATCGACGCACCCGAACGCCGGGCGTTGTGGGAGCGGGCCGGGATCGCCGATGACCAGCTCTCCTCGACAGTGCTCGTCGCTGGACTGACGCTGGCGGGCGACGACGTCATGAGCGGCGTCCTGAGGCTCTGCGCGGCCTACGGCGTCGCGGCGGTGCTCACGTTGCAACAGCTGCGAGCACCCGCCGCATTCACCGGTGCTCCACCCGAGGTGTGGGTTTTCGAGAACCCCAGCGTGCTGGCCGTGGCCCTCGACCGGTTCGGGTCGCACTGCCCACCGCTGGTCTGCACATCGGGGTGGCCGAGCAGCGCCGGAGTGCTCCTGCTCAACCGGTTGCGCGAAGCAGGATCGGTCCTGCGCTACCACGGCGACTTCGACGGCGAGGGACTGCGCATCGCCGCCAACGTGATCGCACGGACCGGCGCGACCCCGTGGCGGATGAACAGCGCGGACTACCTCGCTGCGGCCACCGAAGGGCCTCCTGTCGGCCGGGTCACCCCCGTGCCGTGGGACCCGGGCCTCGCCGGTCACCTCAGCGAAGTCGGTCGTGCCGTTCCCGAGGAGCGTTTGGCAATCGCCCTACTGGACGAGATCGTCCAGCAGCTGCCGAAAGCGAAGGGCGGCAAGGGACCCGGAATCGTCGGCACCGTCCCGTAG
- a CDS encoding TIGR02677 family protein yields the protein MGPIRVPPEMFRFTSGDRAGLYVSVLHAFGEANERLETALSLLDIRARLRSVGWLEALEDDELTTALAQLRDWNLVDVVQNHSENYRTADEYERRNLQYSLTRQGEAAFAGVVHAMGVLAATGALQTAVLDAIADRLGSLIQELETGTDRRIFSTLVELEAHLDALRGNTKQFNGELQRLLRADGANVTTFHEVKASTVAYLQEFLTNLEHRAHTIAVRVQRVEEHGVGLMQRRALAGADLPRLSATDPGPAWLEHRRAKWEGLRTWFLPVDGTPPRVEQLHVVARKAIIALLQVLDRITESRRRASSAVTDFRELARWFTVVPAHDDLHRLWSTAFGLSSARHAHLAHPDPELISPSSSWSQAPPVAVSPLLRASGRTERFSRTGKVREVAAVRAARAEQARAERAELEAAWDMLGTGGRVRLSSFGSLDHGVFERLLDLLGRALSATPGHSGTRRGTTSDGRVEILLRPPRDGATATLTTARGHFRGPDYDIEIRAPGPRSRRASGGSR from the coding sequence ATGGGTCCGATCCGTGTCCCACCCGAGATGTTCCGCTTCACCAGTGGAGATCGGGCCGGACTCTACGTCTCGGTCCTGCACGCCTTCGGCGAGGCGAACGAACGGCTCGAAACCGCGTTGAGCCTGCTCGACATCCGCGCCCGGCTGCGTTCGGTGGGCTGGCTCGAAGCCCTCGAAGACGACGAGCTCACCACCGCCCTGGCGCAGCTGCGCGACTGGAACCTCGTCGACGTCGTCCAGAACCACTCCGAGAACTACCGGACGGCCGACGAGTACGAGCGGCGCAACCTCCAGTACTCCCTTACTCGCCAAGGCGAAGCCGCGTTCGCCGGTGTCGTTCACGCCATGGGCGTGCTCGCCGCGACCGGCGCGTTGCAGACGGCGGTGCTCGACGCGATCGCCGACCGGCTGGGCAGCCTGATCCAGGAACTGGAAACCGGCACCGACCGGCGGATCTTCAGCACGCTCGTCGAACTCGAGGCCCATCTCGACGCCCTGCGCGGTAACACCAAGCAGTTCAACGGTGAGCTCCAGCGGTTGCTGCGCGCCGACGGCGCGAACGTCACCACGTTCCACGAGGTCAAAGCCAGCACTGTCGCCTACCTCCAGGAGTTCCTCACCAACTTGGAGCACCGGGCGCACACGATCGCGGTCCGGGTCCAGCGGGTGGAGGAGCACGGCGTCGGGCTGATGCAGCGGCGCGCGCTGGCAGGCGCGGACCTGCCGCGGCTGTCCGCGACCGATCCGGGGCCGGCCTGGCTGGAGCACCGGCGCGCGAAGTGGGAGGGCCTGCGCACCTGGTTCCTGCCGGTCGACGGCACACCGCCCCGGGTCGAACAGCTGCACGTCGTGGCGCGCAAGGCGATCATCGCGTTGCTCCAGGTGCTGGACCGCATCACCGAGTCACGGCGGCGGGCCAGCAGCGCGGTCACCGACTTCCGCGAGCTCGCGAGGTGGTTCACTGTCGTTCCCGCGCACGACGACCTCCACCGGCTGTGGTCGACCGCCTTCGGGCTCAGTTCCGCCCGCCACGCCCACCTGGCACACCCCGACCCGGAGCTGATCAGCCCGTCGTCGTCCTGGTCCCAGGCACCGCCGGTCGCGGTCTCCCCGCTGCTCAGGGCGAGCGGTCGGACCGAGCGGTTCAGCCGCACGGGCAAGGTGCGCGAGGTCGCGGCGGTGCGCGCGGCCCGAGCCGAACAGGCGCGAGCCGAGCGTGCGGAGCTGGAAGCCGCGTGGGACATGCTCGGCACGGGCGGACGGGTCCGGCTGTCCTCCTTCGGATCACTGGATCACGGCGTCTTCGAGCGGTTGCTGGACCTGCTGGGCCGGGCGCTCAGCGCGACCCCCGGTCACAGCGGCACCCGGCGGGGCACCACCTCCGACGGACGGGTCGAGATCCTGCTGCGGCCACCGCGCGATGGGGCGACCGCGACGCTCACCACAGCCCGCGGGCACTTCCGCGGTCCGGACTACGACATCGAGATCCGGGCCCCTGGACCGCGCTCACGGCGTGCCTCGGGAGGCAGTCGATGA